In the genome of Plasmodium vivax scf_6603 genomic scaffold, whole genome shotgun sequence, one region contains:
- a CDS encoding variable surface protein Vir18, putative (encoded by transcript PVX_013120A), with translation MSSPYLKSFRHWQQFKGASCLNKYSTYKKEIEEKINDRYRSTNPNFYTQWHQLNEQIKQKNNEIKNCAQRNGLSLDLLEDDKIKSFSALCPNISSCRTKPLSLVKNQASLRPDTKGTCKGESCHQKSTRIKSPKAKTQLIPPRESSNTISSPNLETKNPVEVHPERKESXXPSVPSQSHQDSKHRVSPVKTEVGSSEPLDIQNPKKPQLEQASAQSESLPEPVTTTELSNHQVSHSSSKSASEEFDATSSSQEIDLKGITHQSGISADQTSYDNLHRLQPIKGIADGKQDPDNETVPVGIKDGLSPPGNVMISTNVGGENLARTSMGDVTSSSTDTACSVTDKTNIPRSPTCDKTYSDRSTNRETPGGFIGKKVNEIDANNGNILHTLSEFFNGIPNNPEIIKTSAPIGIALLLGLLFKFTPLWKVLTKKNRKKGAGINEELNSVLQEPSIMDDERSIPFSYGAFEYSTFDQNSY, from the exons ATGTCTTCACCATATCTTAAGAGCTTTAGACATTGGCAACAATTCAAAGGTGCTAGTtgcttaaataaatattctacatataaaaaggaaattgaagaaaaaattaatgatcGTTATAGAAGCACGAATCCAAATTTTTACACACAATGGCATCAattaaatgaacaaataaaacaaaagaatAATGAGATAAAGAATTGTGCTCAAAGAAATGGTTTATCACTTGATTTACTTGAAgatgacaaaataaaaagttttaGTGCATTATGTCCTAATATATCATCTTGTCGTACGAAACCTCTATCTCTTGTTAAAAATCAAGCTTCATTACGACCTGATACAAAAGGAACTTGTAAAGGTGAAAGTTGCCATCAAAAAAGCACACGAATTAAATCACCAAAAGCGAAAACACAATTAATACCACCTAGAGAAAGCTCAAATACGATAAGTTCACCAAACCTAGAAACAAAAAATCCAGTTGAAGTACATCCTGAAAGGAAAGAATCAGAMCAMCCAAGTGTACCTTCGCAATCACATCAAGACTCAAAGCATCGTGTTAGTCCTGTTAAAACTGAAGTTGGATCATCTGAACCCTTAGATATTCAGAATCCTAAAAAACCTCAATTAGAACAAGCCTCGGCACAATCTGAATCTCTCCCAGAACCTGTCACAACTACTGAATTAAGTAATCATCAAGTTTCTCATTCGTCATCGAAAAGCGCTTCGGAGGAATTTGATGCAACTAGTTCTTCTCAAGAAATTGatttaaaaggaataacTCACCAAAGTGGTATATCTGCTGATCAAACGTCGTATGATAATCTCCATAGATTACAACCCATTAAAGGAATAGCGGATGGAAAACAAGACCCTGATAATGAAACAGTTCCTGTAGGAATTAAAGATGGTTTATCTCCTCCTGGAAATGTTATGATTTCTACAAACGTTGGTGGTGAAAACCTAGCTCGCACATCTATGGGTGATGTAACTTCAAGTAGTACAGATACTGCATGTTCAGTTACTGATAAAACGAATATTCCTCGTTCACCTACCTGTGATAAGACATATAGTGATAGATCTACTAATCGTGAAACTCCTGGTGGATTTATCGGTA AAAAAGTTAATGAAATAGATGCTAATAACGGTAACATACTACATACACTAAGTGAATTTTTCAATGGAATACCAAATAACCCAGAAATCATAAAAACTTCAGCACCCATAGGAATTGCTCTGTTATTgggccttctttttaaa ttcaCACCTTTGTGGAAAGTTCTTACTAAAAAGAATAGGAAGAAAGGAGCAGGTATCAATGAAGAATTGAATAGTGTACTGCAAGAACCTTCAATTATGGATGACGAAAGAAGTATCCCGTTTTCATATGGTGCTTTTGAATATTCAACATTTGATcaaaattcatattaa